A single genomic interval of Halichondria panicea chromosome 2, odHalPani1.1, whole genome shotgun sequence harbors:
- the LOC135332302 gene encoding STAGA complex 65 subunit gamma-like, whose translation MYGGGSSYRQDHGGPHAHKSGHKRREKELTREPSNPAVGTIIFESAPLPQTTRMPTAHRDTSMTSVKPPTLNTRPPGGFVLAGVDSGGRQDTKPLWRNGWRAGKLVCAVPKLHTPTTHSKSIGEPSKNAVSSCDFPRDRHGSNLPLHCIDLQLHNRHVKSVLSDAHSKVFVDSIPEAPVRFYHPASLVSKRGCTETPPPRVEAVPLDEQSLHKLLRKATAATCAYSGYDDSSSQALDTLSTVLGDCLQNLTKVMRVNADQALENGGTAFADVLDQSLHQIGVRGRRGLDKYWQDSVQGFVRYLQEEISETTHEYQRLTNPPNKAPASKKQRRSESPDLWPPDLDPESTGEQEISLDTVLEHTNTDNVLPLRTPDLEGPVAGFSQFLDQESLEGSTNDFSSLALDGPPPPKRFRAISFGD comes from the exons ATGTATGGAGGAGGCAGTAGCTACCGTCAAGACCATGGGGGACCTCACGCTCACAAGAGTGGTCACAAGAGAAGGGAGAAGGAGCTCACTAGGGAACCAAGCAATCCAGCCGTGGGAACTATAATTTTTGAGAGTGCTCCATTACCACAAACCACCCGAATGCCCACAGCACATAGAGACACGTCAATGACCAGTGTTAAGCCTCCCACACTTAACACAAGGCCGCCGG GTGGGTTTGTACTGGCGGGTGTGGACTCAGGAGGGAGGCAGGACACTAAACCGTTGTGGCGTAACGGCTGGAGGGCAGGCAAACTGGTCTGTGCTGTGCCTAAACTACATACACCCACGACACACTCCAAATCAATAGGAGAGCCTTCCAAAAA TGCAGTGAGCTCCTGTGACTTCCCCCGAGACAGACATGGCTCTAACCTGCCCCTTCACTGTATAGATCTTCAACTACACAACAGACACGTCAAGTCAGTACTCTCAGATGCTCATTCCAAAGTATTCGTTGACTCCATTCCAGAAGCCCCAGTCCGATTCTACCATCCTGCCTCACTTGTGTCTAAGAGAGGTTGCACGGAAACCCCGCCTCCTAGAGTGGAGGCTGTTCCACTGGATGAGCAATCTTTGCACAAGCTCTTGAGGAAGGCTACAGCTGCCACCTGTGCTTACTCCGGATATGACG ATTCCTCCTCTCAAGCATTGGACACATTGTCTACTGTGCTTGGAGACTGCCTGCAGAACCTCACTAAAGTCATGCGAGTTAATGCTGACCAGGCTCTGGAGAACGGAGGGACTGCCTTTGCAGACGTATTGGATCAGTCTCTGCACCAGATCGGAGTGAGGGGGAGGAGAGGTCTGGACAAGTACTGGCAGGACAGTGTACAGGGGTTCGTCCGCTACTTGCAGGAGGAGATTAGCGAGACCACTCACGAGTACCAGAGACTAACG AATCCACCCAACAAAGCTCCAGCATCAAAGAAGCAGAGAAGGAGCGAGTCTCCTGACCTTTGGCCTCCGGACCTTGACCCTGAGAGCACTGGAGAACAGGAGATCTCATTGGACACAGTACTGGAGCACACCAACACGGACAATGTCTTACCT TTAAGAACACCAGATTTGGAAGGTCCAG TTGCAGGCTTTTCTCAGTTTCTGGACCAGGAATCTCTGGAGGGGAGCACCAACGATTTCTCATCACTCGCACTCGATGGACCACCCCCCCCTAAAAG ATTTCGAGCAATTTCATTCGGAGACTAA